From the Porites lutea chromosome 5, jaPorLute2.1, whole genome shotgun sequence genome, the window CGCCAATCTGAAAATGTAACGACAAAATATCATTTGTcttcaaactgttttttttattagtccTTAGTACACGTTCGTTATAGTAATCCCTTGTTTATCAGGTAATAGCAAGATAAACAAGAAAAGGCGGCGCTGCACTCAAGTTTTTGGGAGTCGGCCCCTCCAGTGTGCAGCTATATTTCGCTTTACTATTCcacaaaaataacaacaactaaaatAAGCAACACCAAAAGCCTTTAAGGGTGGCCAATTTACCTATCAGCTCAGttggtaaaagaaaaattgtaagTCTCTCTCCCTCACTGACATACTCTCACAGTTTGTTTCGGAAATGATCTCGAGTCCCTGCAAACCTACTATATCGCGTTGAAGCCAAGAATTGTGCGTCGTATATGTTCATTTCAACGCGttttcactttcaattttcgGTGAGGTGATAACTTAGTGGAAGTCATAGTTAAATTCTAGGCCGAGTTTATTGTGTAAAAGCTTTCTGTTAAACGCGCCAAGTAAAATTAGAAGGGAAATTAGCAACATTTTACTCTACACTAATCTCTTTCGATGATTTCTCCCACTCGTCAAATTGATTAAAGTACCATGTATTATTTCACCGGTTCGGCAAAATTGTCGAtaatacatagaggatattacatggccgcgcggagatacgaaatttctcctCGAGTGCATTAtataaacaacaatgaaataccaaaccatttcactttaatagttctttggtgtgaaaggcgcgactTATTATGCAGctatagcaacggtgatattttcccATATGAAGATAGCAAGTTTTCGcgtgaaagctcacctggtatttcattgctgtttatataataaacccAGTTCTTTTGTGTCATTAGCGATGTGAATGAACAATGTTAATATACCTTCCAATGTGAAGAGAAGTTTGAGTTCTTTTCTGAGGATATCACAACAATGCTCAAGATTCTCCTGTTTTTCACTGAAAACATAAGTAgaagataaaaacaattttgaaattaagagAGATATACCAGGTTTTTTATTTACCCTATTAATACGCCGCGGCGTTTCAGATGAGATTTTTCGCGCTTCGGATGCGGTGTTCATTTTGCAAACACAGTTcttaaatcactgacaacaatTATCGTACGTCATTTGCAAACATGTTAAAAGAAAGGTGCTTACAAATCTGAAGTCTCGCTTTTTTGCTGAGAAATAAGAGTATGGATGTTGTAGATTACCAAGTTGTATGAGTTCTCGCGTTAACTCCGCAATCTTCTCCTTGGCTGCGGTTACTGGTAAATTTGCTTCCATCTGCGGGGTTTATTTGGGAGAGGCGTTTATTCTAGTAGTGGTAGTGCAGTTGTGTTTTCACGTAAACCCATTTTCGTAATACTACCCGTGAGAAGAGTTTGACTAGCTGTAATGAGGTTTTTTGGCTTCACAATAGGTCAATTTCGTGAAGTAATTTGCCGATCACCCTCTTGGTGTGCCAGTGCACAAAACAGACGCCGTTATCAAGATCCATGGTGTACCATCCTGGACACGGTGACGAAgctttattatacattgtaaaAGATTGGCTTTCTTTAACGGGGCACAACAAAGACATTTTGCTAGTAGACGATAATTAAAGTATCACTTACAGAATTTGAAGATCggcttttctctctttcagaTGGTCTCCGTAACTCAACAAGATCATCCAGTCTTGTTTTAAATCATCCAACTCTTCTTTGCACTCTAAAGTACAAGATATTCAGCGCATAATCATACACTCAATTTCGACTGTTTCTACACATTATCTCTAAACACAACTGGAAAAAGCACCACTAAAGAAATTACTAAGAATACAAGAAATTCATTTGAATGTTGATCTCAAGAAGACTGGTAAGAGCCTTGGACTAAAAGTCTATATACAGATTGCAGAACCCGCATTACTCATTAAAACATGCTTAAGCTTTTGTAATTAAAGGAATTAAAGCCTGAACTGACCTTTAATCTCCATTGCCTGACGCATTTCAGATTCTAGCTTGACTGTTACTTTTTCCAAAGAAGCAATTTCTTCATCGAGGGACTTCATCTCTGCGCTCACATAAGCTGACAGTTCAGGGTAATTCACAGACGCTGCTGAAAGTAAACATAGAATATAGAAAAATAACCTTTTAATCCAGCAAATACAGCAAATAAATATGGTGAAATGGTCTGATAATATTGCATTGCTTGAGAGCTTCTCCCTTTTTAATTTTCGCTGAGGAGAGGACATGGCCTTAAACATGATTTTCattagcgacggagtcggagtcgtaatcaaaAGCATAGAACTCAACGACCTAGTGAAAACAATTcctcttacgactccgtcgttaACGATGAAGTGTAAACTAGGTTGTCGGGTcgcaagcagaagcagaagaactaaACCCCTAATAACTTGCGTTGTGATTGATTTCTCCTTCCGCTTATGCTTCCGACTCCAACAATCTGATTTTTCACTAGACTGTGAGAGACGGAGTCGCaggcggagtcggaagaaaatggaaacgttctatTCTCccgactccgattccgtcgcccCTATGACTCCGCTTAAGACTCCAATTCAATTTGATTTTCACAAGGTCATAAGCCCTCTTACGACTCCGCTCACGAGTCCAAACTCGGACTCCGTCGCTGGTGAAAAACCAGCCTTTAGACCCTCCAAGGAACTCGTGCCTTGGTCGGTGATCGCTGACTGCCAGTTGGCCTGTAGGAAGCACGGTGCTTCCTTCTGGCCAATTGCCTGACAACAGCCCCGCAATGTGTATTCCTATTACACAAAAATCTCTCATTGCAATTTCTGAACGgagcaaagtcaaaatttaCTGAGCGCGCTTTTATACTAGCTGCGCAAtcgaaaaattaatttcttaattACTACAAAAATTTCGAATtgtccttgttttgtttttgtaccttttttGGGACCATTCTCCAACAGCTTCTTGAAaaatgaagatatcatttctTTATCGTCGTGTGAATCAGCTGAagtattttccttcttttcacCAGCCGGCGAATCTATTTTAGGCGCTGTGAGTTGACCAGATGTCCTAGAGCCATAATGCTTGTCAACATTTCCACCGCATCCAGAGGAGCCATCTTCCTTGGGAAACAGTTTTGATGTCTCCTTCCCGCTGGCCTTGGgctgttttttgccttttatgaACCCAGCGAGCTTTCGTCTATTACTTGGTATTGAAGGAACTTCTTCGAGTGAAGCCTTTTCCTCGCCTTGCTCTGGAGCTAAATTGTTTCTTGTTTCCTGTTCACTCACTTTTGTTGTTTCTGGTTTGGTTGACAACAAGCCGTTGGATGCCAGAGATTGTTCAGCTGGTTTGGAGGCTGCACTAGAGGTTGAATCTTTTGGGCTTTTGGTCTTgcgactttctttttttccttcaacaTTTGCAGGCGTATCAGTATTAGAAGACTCTTTTCCTTCATCTGCTGAAGGTGTTATGGCTTTcgggttgctgttgttgttatcTTCAGCACAAGTCACGGACTCTGCAGTCTTGTGGCAGTTTGAATGAGCGCCCGGCTGCCGTGgttgataaattttcttttccaccTTTGCTTCCCGTTCACGACCCTTGTTAACACTGTCAGGCGTGTTATTTGCTCTTTCTTTGctccttcttttcttgttttttcttttccttggcGTATAAGGAATCTCCGATGGTTTATCGACAGAGGAAAACAGAAGTGGATCCATGTGCTCCGCGGAAGACACAGCACTTTTGGCAATTCTATTCTTGGCTGATCTAAAAGCGTCTGCCATGATTTCTTGGAATATTTCCTCATCGCTTCGACTGTGATAAAAAGAAGCAGAACATGAATTGGATAAGAAATGGTGCGAGGATGGGACGTAATCTAGTCCAGAGGGGTTATTTATGTCACggttatatttcaaaataaacaacaaaaaaatgtcataaAACAAAACGCTAGTCAAACTAGAACCGAAAGTGGATTTTCGAATTTCagtgtcagttaaaattttagTGCAACTACCCGTACTGACTCAGGATGGTAGAGATGATACTGCTGTGAAAAATGATTTCGCCCGCGAGCTAGATTTCAAAACTTGTATCATGCGTCTGATCTTATTCAATTCCTACAACGTAGTCTTCTCTGAAAGTTCCTAACATCACTCATAAATAGGTCATTTCTGGGTTTGCCAAAGCCTCTATTTCAAAGCGAGGCGAAGTGCCTTGCCATtgatttgaaaatgattttttttgtcatgcaaatgaaactcattttcacaagaaatgtTTTGCACGTTGTTTCGTTTTGAAAGCGAGATATTTTGGAACTCTGAAATGGCCTACAcctttgcctagtccctgtgcggcgttttcccaggcctTTTCGATCAATTCACTTCGCTGATATACCCAAAGCGAACGAGTGGGAGACGTCGGACTTcttcgctcggaccacgtgataAGGGACTAGGCAAAGAAATACTCACAGTGACCCTCACGGTTGGCACAGATTCTCTTTACTAATTCACTTCctcaaaaaatgacaaaaagatgCATGtctgaaaaaatttttaaagagcCGATATTGAGAGGAGAGTTTTTCTTTTAGGGTACTATATACTGTACACAACAACACAATACTCACTATGGTATTCCATCTTCTAGCATCACAGAGGTCAAGTTAAACTCGATTGTTGCCGACAGAACATTCTTCATTGCTGGTTTTAATGTGACAGTTATCTCAAATGTTTTGTTTGTCTCGCTGATATAATCCGCTAGATCAATGCAGCCAGTAGCAATAACCTGGCGCCGACCATTTTCACCCTCCTGCAAAAACaaggcaaatttttgaaaagaaaaagaccatTCAAAATACGCTGCACAAACGAGGGAGAAATAGTATGCCAGTTTTTCCGATAACACAGTTACCACTGGCAAAAATTGAGGTGTTGTTTGGACTCAGGAGATAGTTCTTCAATACACGGTGTGTTCAAACATGCCTGTCAGTTCCAAGTTGTCTAAGTTTTATTAgcaagttattttcttttccgTAGGCTGTGAAAAATTAGTATTTGTTTCTTGTATTGTATTCCAAAGTTTGCAGGTTACCACTACAATATGTTTTTGTCATCTTTTATGGTACAAATGCAAACTTACATTTTGGACAACAATCCTCCAAGGGCGGTCTTCATAAGTACCAGCTCGTTTTGggttctataaaaaaaagtagATTTCACAGATCAGGCATGAATAGAAACGCGGTCGCTGATGTtagtgaaatattttgaagtttGTGTGTCAAATTTTAATAAATATCTGATACTGAAGAAATGTAAATGAGCTCGAGCAGCCTCCAGTCACATTTCTTAAGCTTCAATCaactttttaaaagtaagaCTTTAACATTATGATAAGAGGCTCTTTACCTTGAAGAGTTTGAAAGTGTTTTTCACCGGATCCGGCTCTGGCCACACATGAGTGCCACGGTATGGATTGACAAATCCTGGCTGCCATGGAACTGGCTAAAAAagatcaagttttttttaaaccttaataagcttaagcttattttCATTGTAAACTGTTGAATTCATaacctgaaattcatccgattgcttcgagtcgttttctcctctcaacaagtCCAACAACgtcgttactgagggagtaataacgactcgaagtaatcggatgaaattcaggctattgaATTCAaggaatttcaagaagaatgaATAACATCAAAAATTCAAGGAGTGAAATAAGTACATACCTTTGTTTGGCAACTGTTATTTTCTTTGCCCCACAAAATGATGAGCTTGTTAGGATGCctaggaaaacaaaaaagcgAAGAAAAGCAGAGAACTTGTGAGATACTAAAAGCTGAGATtcaaacagtgacaacaacaaattttgacctTGCATATTACGTTTAAATTACCAAAAAATCACTCAGCTAGTACTAATTTGTCCATGGAAAAATGAACTTCCAGTACCTGTAAATTTGGAATAGAATTTCTAACTCTCATGCACATCTTGGCCGccattttttgaaaacgttttcgtGGAAACAAGTGACAAACTTAAAACTCTCAGACCCCTCCCTGGTGTCCGTTTGCCGGTTACCATCGAAATTTAAATTGACAATCTCCCACATTATGGGATGTAAGATACAGGGGTGGTTAGTGGCATTAAATAGTGATGACTTGAATTTAAGATGTTAGTAATGTCAGTAATGGCTTCTGAAAGAAATAACTCTGGACATGATATCATATTATGATCTCTTGCTCGAGATTGCTTTGGGAATCTTTCCTGGCTCGTCACAGTATGCATGTAAGAACTGGAAAATTTTAGAAATTATCGCTTTTGACTGACCTACTATTGTTTTACAGGCAACGATTAcgaaaaataacatttaaatttaaaaatagataCATTTTCCAATAGTAAGCTATGAATACTTTAAATAATTCTTAGAAGGATAGTGCCGTAAATATCGAGAGTGTTTCAAAATATATAAAGACAACAAGTATAATGTTATTTGAAATCTGTAAACCATCCCACGTGAGGAAGGCATCTCCTGGCAGGCATCTGAggtattattttttatcacttcctttttaatttttttgtcgcTTACCATTTATCTGGCTGACATTCAATGGTCAGCAGGTTTACTGATGCTGTGATCTGAAAATCACGAGcgttgcttttttttctctttatcttTTGTATGACAGAACTCATTTTGCTCCTCTCTGATACGCTTTCAAGCAAACTCTAAActgttctgtttattttcatTGTGATGTCATGTTACTAGGTTTCTGTTTATTCTGTAGCGCGCGCAATAGAATGAGAAAGAAACTGATCGATAATCTCCTAAAAAGAAGAGACTACACTTTAAAATAACACtgaaaaaaaggataaaactaCGCGTGTTTATCTTTATGAAAATGATTCTTAATTTAATTTcactttattataaattttagcTAATTTTATTGACATGTGTTTTCTCCACTCTTTCAGGTTCACTGCGCCTAGGACGATTTCAAGTCAGTCTAACTTTGAAATCCTTAAAGTAAGTAAAAACGAAATGTTTTTGACGTACAAATCTGTACCAGTTACTAATCCAGTTCAAGGCCTGCGCACATTTCAAGTAAACTTAAGGACAAAACCAAACTTTTTTAACTTCACCATGGTACCTACCACTGCCCTTCTGGTTCACACACAATAGTCAATGATGTAGCTGATGCTGAAATCAGGAAATCTCGCCGGGTAAATTTTCTTCGCTTAATCTTCTTCATCACGTAAGACATTTTTAGTTCCACTGAATGAACACACTAAGTCTCCTGGATAGTTTGCTTAATTTTATTTGTGACGTCAAATCACCATGGCATTTCGAACGCCGTACAGGTTCTATTGCTCGCGTGatttcaaagaaacagaaaCTTTCGTTGTACGATGCCATTTTTGTCTAGAGGGGGAGGGTGCAgtactttaaaagaaaaaaactctcGGAAGCCTTATCAAACCGTAAGCAGGGacggtttatttcatattaggtattttgagaacggacctctggagccagggtgcATAAAAGATTCCTTCGTGTATAAAAAAGTCCTGGCTACGGCCCCCGTACATATACATGAGACCGgtcattatggctcttggaCCGGATTCTTATGAGTGACGAGAAAAATTAACAGTCAATGGCAATGATTTGTAAAAAAAGGGGGCTTGGTCTGTGGCGTCAAACCTTCGGCTTTGACATGTCAACCGGCTTAGAAACCCTCGTTGTTCAGCCTAGTCGTTGTTAGGGCAGATCGTGTGAGAAGGATACCGAGCGAAGACTGGGGGCAGTCGCCTCCCTTTGCAGATGCACAAAACTATTGCTTATATGACATggtattttgaaaaacaaagatggcggctgcCGTGCACAGATTTCTTCTGCAAAAGAGTCGGTTCTCGTCTGTAAAAATGTCTGCTGTCAGGGCAGCGATTCATACTTCATTATCACTTGCATCATCTCATGGAGATCCACTGGTTGgtgttttcatttgtttctattttattACTTGAAAAGAAAACGTGAAGTGAATGGATTGTGATGCTggttattttaaagtttatgcTCTGCCCCACGAAAATTAAAATGCTGCTCACATCGCCGCAATTCAATTTACTAGCATTGC encodes:
- the LOC140938242 gene encoding uncharacterized protein is translated as MADAFRSAKNRIAKSAVSSAEHMDPLLFSSVDKPSEIPYTPRKRKNKKRRSKERANNTPDSVNKGREREAKVEKKIYQPRQPGAHSNCHKTAESVTCAEDNNNSNPKAITPSADEGKESSNTDTPANVEGKKESRKTKSPKDSTSSAASKPAEQSLASNGLLSTKPETTKVSEQETRNNLAPEQGEEKASLEEVPSIPSNRRKLAGFIKGKKQPKASGKETSKLFPKEDGSSGCGGNVDKHYGSRTSGQLTAPKIDSPAGEKKENTSADSHDDKEMISSFFKKLLENGPKKAASVNYPELSAYVSAEMKSLDEEIASLEKVTVKLESEMRQAMEIKECKEELDDLKQDWMILLSYGDHLKERKADLQILEKQENLEHCCDILRKELKLLFTLEDWRRTDYHTMQEAKLLDILHCLKDKQRETC